The following are encoded in a window of Pseudalgibacter alginicilyticus genomic DNA:
- a CDS encoding sulfite exporter TauE/SafE family protein has product MLVSAFLLGLLGSFHCVGMCGPIAFMLPVDRKNSLKKVSQIAIYHLGRLLSYSILGLIFGLVGKSLSLFGFQQQLSIGIGILMILVVLIPQKTFTNYNFSKPIYKLISKVKSALGSALKKKTADTFLTIGFLNGFLPCGLVYMAVFAAVASGNALSGSLYMTVFGLGTIPLMTTAIYFSHFLKGTARQKIQKAIPVFVIFIGALFILRGLGLGIPYLSPAPIFDMISGDIECH; this is encoded by the coding sequence ATGCTTGTTTCGGCATTTTTATTAGGGCTATTGGGTAGTTTCCACTGTGTTGGAATGTGCGGACCAATTGCTTTTATGCTACCTGTAGATCGAAAAAACTCTTTAAAAAAGGTATCTCAAATTGCTATTTATCATTTAGGAAGACTACTATCTTATAGTATTTTAGGACTCATCTTTGGTTTGGTTGGGAAAAGCTTATCCCTTTTTGGATTTCAACAACAACTCTCAATAGGTATTGGTATACTAATGATTTTGGTAGTTTTAATTCCGCAAAAAACGTTTACTAATTATAATTTTTCAAAACCTATATATAAACTTATTTCAAAAGTAAAATCGGCTTTAGGAAGTGCTTTAAAGAAAAAAACAGCTGACACTTTTTTAACTATTGGTTTTTTAAATGGTTTTTTACCATGCGGTTTAGTTTATATGGCTGTTTTTGCAGCTGTAGCTAGTGGCAATGCATTAAGCGGTAGTTTATACATGACTGTTTTTGGGTTGGGCACTATACCATTAATGACCACCGCTATTTATTTTAGTCATTTTTTAAAAGGTACCGCAAGACAAAAAATCCAAAAAGCTATTCCTGTTTTTGTTATTTTTATTGGAGCCTTATTTATCCTTCGTGGTTTAGGATTAGGGATTCCATACCTCTCGCCCGCTCCTATTTTCGATATGATTTCTGGTGATATTGAGTGCCATTGA
- the galK gene encoding galactokinase — protein MNKAMINNIKSTFKSKFSTEPLMVFSPGRINIIGEHTDYNDGFVFPAAIDKGIVAAIQKSDAEISTAFAVDMNEGIEFFPDSIQPLHTEHWGNYVIGVVSEIQKKGIKIENFDVVFGGDIPGGAGLSSSAALENSIVVGLNETFNLGLSREEMIYISQKAEHNFAGVNCGIMDQYASMFGIENHALLLDCRSIEAKPFKIDFHDYELILINTNVKHSLSDSAYNDRRSVCESISKMLNIKALRDATESDLLTIKDQVSDEDYQKVLYVVQENQRAVDAGAAMLADDLEKLGELIFASHEGLSKQYKVSCDELDFLVDCAKESDQVIGARMMGGGFGGCTINLVSKTGSKLFQEAVTKAYKNKFNNDCSIYAVSLSNGTGLI, from the coding sequence ATGAATAAAGCAATGATTAATAATATTAAATCGACTTTTAAAAGTAAATTTAGCACAGAACCTTTAATGGTCTTTTCTCCAGGAAGAATTAATATAATTGGTGAGCATACTGATTATAATGATGGTTTTGTATTTCCAGCAGCTATTGATAAAGGGATTGTTGCTGCTATTCAAAAAAGTGATGCCGAAATTTCTACTGCTTTTGCTGTAGATATGAATGAAGGGATAGAATTTTTTCCAGATTCTATTCAACCCTTACATACTGAACATTGGGGCAATTATGTTATAGGTGTTGTTTCTGAAATTCAAAAAAAAGGAATTAAAATAGAAAATTTTGATGTCGTTTTTGGAGGTGATATTCCTGGTGGCGCAGGATTGTCTTCTTCTGCTGCTTTAGAAAATAGCATTGTCGTTGGCTTGAATGAAACTTTTAATTTAGGATTGTCTCGTGAAGAAATGATTTATATATCTCAGAAAGCAGAGCATAATTTTGCAGGTGTTAATTGTGGAATTATGGATCAATATGCTAGTATGTTTGGTATTGAAAATCATGCTTTGTTGTTGGATTGTCGTTCTATTGAAGCAAAACCTTTTAAAATAGATTTTCATGATTATGAATTGATTTTAATCAATACTAATGTAAAACACAGCTTATCTGATAGTGCATATAATGATAGACGTTCTGTTTGTGAATCTATTTCAAAAATGCTAAATATTAAAGCGTTAAGAGATGCAACAGAATCAGATTTATTAACTATTAAGGATCAGGTTTCTGATGAAGATTATCAAAAAGTATTATACGTTGTACAGGAAAATCAACGTGCCGTGGATGCAGGAGCTGCTATGTTGGCAGATGATTTGGAAAAACTTGGGGAATTAATTTTTGCATCACATGAAGGACTTTCAAAACAATATAAAGTTAGTTGTGATGAATTAGACTTTTTGGTTGACTGTGCAAAAGAAAGCGATCAAGTAATAGGGGCAAGAATGATGGGTGGAGGCTTTGGAGGCTGTACTATTAATTTGGTTTCAAAAACAGGTTCTAAATTATTTCAAGAAGCTGTAACTAAAGCTTACAAAAATAAGTTTAATAATGACTGTTCTATTTATGCGGTTTCATTGTCTAACGGAACAGGATTAATATAA
- the arsS gene encoding arsenosugar biosynthesis radical SAM (seleno)protein ArsS (Some members of this family are selenoproteins.), translated as MTTKSLHKRESDLANSNKQLKILSNGIFQNGDLPTFKEKISKSGQFPLKAKKLEILQINVGYMCNQVCEHCHVDAGPDRKEIMTKETMLQCLEVIKSTGAHTLDLTGGAPEMNPNFRWFVDEASKVGIKDFIVRSNLTIIRANKKYHDLPEFFKKHNVHVVSSMPHWTRGKTDKQRGNGVFDASIKALQDLNNTGYGMPNSSLRLDLVYNPSGAFLPGNQVDMEKDFKKALKEDFSIQFHNLFTITNLPIARFLDYLIASENYEDYMHALVEAYNPLAVSNVMCTNTLSVSWDGYLYDCDFNQMLGLPVNSKSKHISDYNENLLEGRNIEISQHCYGCTAGAGSSCQGVVA; from the coding sequence ATGACAACAAAGTCCCTACATAAACGCGAAAGCGACTTAGCAAACAGCAACAAGCAACTAAAAATTCTATCTAATGGTATTTTTCAAAATGGCGATTTACCAACCTTTAAAGAAAAAATTTCTAAATCTGGCCAATTTCCTCTTAAAGCAAAAAAATTAGAAATTTTACAAATCAATGTAGGATACATGTGCAATCAGGTGTGCGAACATTGCCATGTAGATGCTGGACCAGACCGAAAAGAAATTATGACAAAAGAAACCATGCTACAATGCTTGGAAGTCATTAAAAGTACAGGAGCTCATACATTAGATTTAACAGGAGGTGCTCCAGAAATGAATCCAAATTTTAGATGGTTTGTAGACGAAGCTTCAAAAGTTGGTATAAAAGATTTTATAGTTCGTTCTAATTTAACCATTATAAGAGCCAATAAAAAATACCATGATTTGCCAGAATTTTTCAAAAAACACAATGTTCATGTGGTAAGTTCCATGCCACATTGGACACGCGGAAAAACAGACAAACAACGTGGCAATGGTGTGTTTGACGCTTCCATAAAGGCTTTGCAAGATTTAAACAATACTGGTTACGGGATGCCAAATAGCTCATTACGATTGGATTTAGTTTACAATCCATCTGGTGCATTTTTACCTGGCAACCAAGTGGATATGGAAAAAGATTTCAAGAAAGCCTTAAAAGAAGATTTCAGCATTCAGTTTCATAATTTATTTACAATAACCAATTTACCAATAGCTCGCTTTTTGGATTACTTAATAGCCTCCGAAAACTACGAAGATTATATGCACGCCTTAGTAGAAGCCTACAACCCTTTGGCTGTTTCAAATGTCATGTGCACAAACACACTATCTGTAAGTTGGGACGGGTATTTATACGATTGCGATTTTAATCAAATGCTGGGACTTCCCGTAAACAGTAAATCAAAACACATCTCAGATTACAATGAAAATTTACTTGAAGGTAGAAACATTGAAATATCTCAACATTGTTATGGATGTACAGCGGGTGCAGGCAGCAGTTGTCAAGGCGTTGTGGCGTAA
- a CDS encoding FixH family protein, protein MKINWGTGIVLAFIGFISFIMFFVITMNVDDRFTNELVVEDYYGAELTLQDEIDKQNNAKNLEENIRYEISTEGLVIFFPSNLDLENITGNVFLYRPSNKHLDFETAISLSDSYLLIPDKRLVDGRWNIKIDWQYKGNSYLFKESIIY, encoded by the coding sequence ATGAAAATTAATTGGGGTACCGGAATTGTATTAGCATTTATTGGGTTTATTTCATTTATAATGTTTTTTGTTATAACAATGAATGTTGATGATAGGTTTACTAACGAATTGGTAGTAGAAGATTACTATGGAGCTGAACTAACCTTACAGGACGAAATTGACAAGCAAAATAATGCTAAAAATTTAGAAGAAAATATTCGTTACGAAATATCGACTGAGGGATTAGTTATTTTTTTTCCAAGTAATTTGGATTTAGAAAACATTACTGGAAATGTGTTCCTATACAGACCATCTAACAAACACTTGGACTTTGAGACAGCTATCTCATTGTCTGATTCTTATTTGCTCATACCTGACAAACGTTTGGTAGATGGTCGTTGGAACATAAAAATTGACTGGCAATATAAAGGAAACTCTTACTTGTTTAAAGAATCAATAATTTATTAA
- a CDS encoding sodium/sugar symporter: MTNGFEFWDYVVFIAYAILILGVGLWVSRDKDGHEKNAEDYFLASKSLPWWAIGTSLIAANISAEQFIGMSGSGFALGLAIASYEWMAAITLIIVGKYFLPIFIEKGLYTIPEFVEKRFSTNLKTILAVFWIALYVFVNLASVLYLGGLAIETIMGFDMIYAVIGLALFAAAYSLYGGLSAVAWTDVIQVVFLVLGGLATTYLALNTVSGGEGIISGFSKVVEAAPEKFHMILEKSNDNYINLPGVWVLIGGLWVANIYYWGFNQYIIQRTLAAKSLKESQKGILLAAGLKIIIPLIVVVPGIAAYVMVNDPEIMANLGQAGQLSIPSSGQADKAYPWLLQFLPTGLKGVAFAALAAAIVSSLASMLNSTSTIFTMDIYKQYINKNASDKATVSVGRISAAVALIIAVIMAPLLGGIDQAFQFIQEWTGVVSPGILAVFILGLFWKKTTNNAAIWGALLSIPIALALKYIPIEALEPWMHQMGLTALLTMLIIIILSYLQNKGKDDEKGIDFSEDLFKTSPLFNIGSIVICIITATLYCLFW; encoded by the coding sequence ATGACAAATGGATTTGAATTTTGGGACTATGTAGTTTTTATTGCATATGCCATTTTAATTTTAGGTGTAGGATTATGGGTTTCTCGTGATAAAGATGGCCATGAAAAAAATGCAGAAGACTACTTTTTAGCAAGCAAATCTTTACCCTGGTGGGCAATTGGAACCTCATTAATAGCCGCCAATATTTCTGCCGAGCAATTTATTGGTATGTCTGGATCTGGGTTTGCCTTAGGGTTAGCTATTGCATCTTATGAATGGATGGCAGCCATCACCTTAATAATTGTAGGAAAATATTTTCTTCCTATTTTTATTGAAAAAGGACTATACACTATCCCTGAATTTGTTGAAAAACGATTCTCAACAAACCTTAAAACTATTCTTGCGGTATTTTGGATTGCCCTTTATGTGTTTGTTAATTTAGCATCCGTTTTATACTTAGGAGGCCTTGCTATTGAAACTATAATGGGCTTTGACATGATTTATGCTGTTATTGGTTTAGCCCTTTTTGCAGCAGCTTATTCTCTTTATGGTGGGCTATCTGCAGTAGCTTGGACCGATGTCATTCAAGTTGTATTTTTAGTATTAGGTGGTTTAGCCACAACCTATTTAGCACTAAATACTGTTTCTGGTGGAGAAGGTATCATATCTGGATTTTCAAAAGTTGTTGAAGCAGCTCCCGAAAAATTCCATATGATTTTAGAAAAATCAAACGATAATTATATAAACTTACCTGGTGTATGGGTATTAATTGGTGGTTTATGGGTTGCAAACATTTACTATTGGGGCTTTAACCAATATATCATTCAAAGAACGCTTGCGGCTAAGTCTTTAAAAGAATCTCAAAAGGGTATTTTATTAGCTGCTGGTTTAAAAATTATCATTCCTTTAATTGTTGTGGTGCCTGGAATTGCTGCATATGTTATGGTAAATGACCCTGAAATTATGGCTAATTTAGGACAAGCTGGCCAATTAAGTATTCCTTCATCTGGACAAGCAGATAAGGCATATCCATGGTTATTACAATTTTTACCAACAGGACTTAAAGGCGTAGCATTTGCTGCTTTAGCCGCAGCTATTGTGTCATCTTTAGCATCCATGCTAAATTCTACTTCCACCATTTTTACAATGGACATATACAAACAATATATAAACAAAAACGCAAGTGATAAAGCCACCGTTAGTGTTGGTAGAATATCTGCTGCCGTAGCTTTAATTATTGCTGTAATAATGGCACCTCTTTTAGGTGGTATAGATCAAGCATTCCAATTTATTCAAGAATGGACAGGTGTTGTTAGTCCAGGTATATTAGCTGTTTTCATTTTAGGCTTATTCTGGAAAAAAACGACTAACAATGCTGCTATTTGGGGAGCCCTGCTTTCAATACCAATTGCTTTAGCTTTAAAATACATTCCAATAGAAGCTCTTGAACCTTGGATGCATCAAATGGGACTCACAGCATTACTCACCATGCTAATCATCATCATTTTAAGCTATTTACAAAACAAAGGTAAAGATGACGAAAAAGGAATTGACTTTTCAGAAGATTTATTCAAAACAAGCCCTTTATTCAATATAGGGTCCATAGTAATTTGCATTATCACTGCAACTCTATATTGTCTATTTTGGTAA
- a CDS encoding arsenosugar biosynthesis-associated peroxidase-like protein, giving the protein MQKTYYDPADLKKFGKISDWNQELGDKFFDYYSRVFEEGTLSAREKSLIALAVAHTEQCPYCIDAYTQDGLQRGITKEEMMEALHVGAAIKGGATLVHGVQMMNKVNKLEM; this is encoded by the coding sequence ATGCAAAAGACATATTACGACCCTGCTGACCTCAAAAAATTTGGAAAAATAAGTGACTGGAATCAAGAATTAGGTGATAAATTTTTCGATTACTATAGTAGGGTCTTTGAAGAAGGAACTTTAAGTGCTCGCGAAAAATCTTTAATTGCTTTAGCGGTAGCACATACTGAACAATGCCCATATTGTATTGATGCCTATACTCAAGACGGCTTACAACGTGGCATTACCAAAGAAGAAATGATGGAAGCATTACATGTTGGTGCTGCTATTAAAGGTGGTGCAACTTTAGTCCACGGTGTGCAAATGATGAATAAAGTAAACAAACTTGAAATGTAA
- a CDS encoding aldose 1-epimerase yields the protein MYHIKHNQDLHTIEIEDSKKEVYAKINLSEGASLLLLTLSGRQIIKDLYPLTYSNTYASSILFPFANRIKDGAYTFKGQNFLFEINQKEENNALHGLVYNKIFTLIDEKTTERSASVILQYEELKESIGFPYTFIIQLEYTLTNNGLSLGVSVKNTSTKAFPFTLGWHPYFDSSSLYDSTLEFESNKKLIIGDRNITTGIETIEPVSVFQIKDKQLDDCYVLDSNEIVFKTPDYELFIKSTSQENFLQMYTPPKANTIAIEPTTGVSDSFNNEIGLQILNPNESYRLSWSVQVNNK from the coding sequence ATGTATCATATAAAACATAATCAAGATTTGCATACTATAGAAATTGAAGATTCTAAAAAGGAAGTATATGCAAAAATTAATTTAAGTGAAGGAGCAAGTTTGTTATTATTAACACTCAGTGGACGTCAAATAATAAAAGATTTATATCCATTAACCTACTCAAATACTTATGCATCTTCAATCTTATTTCCATTTGCAAATAGAATTAAAGATGGAGCCTATACTTTTAAGGGGCAAAATTTTCTATTTGAAATTAATCAAAAGGAAGAAAATAATGCATTACATGGTTTGGTGTATAATAAAATATTTACACTAATAGATGAAAAAACAACAGAGCGCAGTGCATCTGTTATTTTGCAATATGAAGAGTTGAAGGAATCTATAGGATTTCCATACACATTTATCATTCAATTGGAATATACTTTAACAAATAATGGTTTAAGTTTAGGTGTTTCTGTAAAAAACACAAGCACCAAGGCATTTCCATTTACATTAGGTTGGCACCCTTATTTTGATAGCAGTAGTTTATACGATAGTACTTTAGAATTTGAATCAAATAAAAAGTTAATTATAGGGGATAGAAATATAACTACCGGTATAGAAACTATTGAGCCTGTTAGTGTTTTTCAAATAAAAGATAAACAATTGGATGATTGTTATGTTTTAGATTCTAATGAAATCGTTTTTAAAACTCCAGATTATGAGTTGTTCATAAAATCTACTTCTCAAGAGAATTTTTTACAAATGTACACCCCGCCAAAAGCAAATACCATTGCTATTGAGCCAACAACAGGGGTGTCGGATAGTTTTAATAATGAGATAGGTTTGCAGATTTTAAATCCAAATGAAAGTTACAGATTGAGTTGGTCTGTACAAGTTAATAATAAATAA
- a CDS encoding UDP-glucose--hexose-1-phosphate uridylyltransferase, with protein sequence MNTDLQDYSHKRLNILTGEWVLVSPHRAKRPWQGQNEVVSNEKRPSYDESCYLCAGNTRINGEINPNYQDVFVFTNDFAALQSDSKTFLVEDGLMVAQSETGICKVICFSPDHSKSLADMKPAEIQKVVFAWQREFKELAQNPNINYVQIFENKGAVMGCSNPHPHGQIWSQSTLPNEVDKKNTHQLNYFNKNNSSLLGDYLTQELEKNERIIFQNNDFVVLVPFWAIWPFEAMIVPKKVQPDILTMSDNEALNFAEAIAVLTKAYDKLFNTSFPYSSGIHQAPTNGQANNHWHWHMSFYPPLLRSASVKKFMVGYEMFGSPQRDITAETAVKMLRELI encoded by the coding sequence ATGAATACAGATTTACAAGATTATTCCCATAAACGATTAAATATTTTAACAGGAGAATGGGTTTTAGTGTCACCACATCGTGCAAAAAGGCCATGGCAAGGGCAGAATGAAGTGGTATCTAATGAAAAAAGACCTTCTTATGATGAAAGTTGTTACCTATGTGCTGGTAACACTAGAATTAACGGTGAAATAAATCCGAATTACCAAGATGTTTTTGTGTTTACTAATGATTTTGCTGCTTTACAAAGCGATTCTAAAACGTTTTTAGTAGAGGACGGTTTGATGGTAGCACAAAGTGAAACTGGAATTTGCAAAGTGATTTGTTTTAGCCCAGACCACTCAAAAAGTTTAGCAGATATGAAACCAGCTGAGATTCAAAAAGTAGTTTTTGCTTGGCAGAGAGAGTTTAAAGAATTGGCACAAAATCCAAATATAAACTACGTTCAGATTTTTGAGAATAAAGGTGCGGTTATGGGCTGTAGCAATCCACATCCACATGGGCAAATATGGAGTCAATCGACACTTCCAAATGAAGTAGACAAAAAAAACACGCATCAATTAAACTATTTCAATAAAAATAATAGTAGCCTTTTAGGAGATTATTTAACACAAGAATTAGAAAAAAATGAACGTATAATTTTTCAAAATAATGATTTTGTTGTACTTGTTCCATTTTGGGCTATTTGGCCGTTTGAAGCTATGATTGTTCCTAAAAAAGTTCAACCAGACATTTTAACTATGTCTGACAATGAAGCTTTAAATTTTGCTGAAGCTATTGCGGTTTTAACCAAGGCTTATGATAAATTATTCAATACATCGTTTCCGTATTCAAGTGGTATACATCAAGCGCCAACCAATGGACAAGCCAACAATCATTGGCATTGGCACATGAGTTTTTATCCACCGTTGTTACGTAGTGCCTCCGTAAAAAAGTTTATGGTTGGTTATGAAATGTTTGGTTCACCTCAAAGAGATATAACTGCAGAAACAGCTGTAAAAATGTTACGAGAATTAATTTAG
- the ccoG gene encoding cytochrome c oxidase accessory protein CcoG → METPKNESYRDSISTVTKDGKRAWVFPKKPNGKFYSYRKWVSYFLLAFLFLAPFIKINGNQFLMFNVLERRFNIFGFPFWPQDFHLFVISMIIGVIFIALFTVAFGRIFCGWICPQTIFMEMVFRRIEYWIEGDRGKQMRLAKQPWNAEKIRKKSLKALIFIIISFLIANIFLAYLVGSDRLIQYISEGPLSHISTLISLLIFTAVFYFVFAWFREQVCIIACPYGRLQGALLDTKSIVVAYDHKRGESKNGRKKFKKNEDRNDLGYGDCIDCFQCVNVCPTGIDIRNGTQLECVNCTACIDECDHIMESINLPKGLIRYASEENIEKKAPFKLTARMKGYVAVLTIMIGLLTGMLFLRNDVEATVLRLPGQLYEHKDNNIISNVFTYKLVNKTSNDIHDVYFKLMSHNGTLKLVATQDSFIVPNQGIAKGTLFVEINNSALSGDRNNIKIGVYSGDRLIETTTANFLGPRSYK, encoded by the coding sequence TTGGAAACTCCAAAAAACGAATCATACAGAGACTCCATAAGCACGGTTACCAAAGATGGTAAACGCGCTTGGGTGTTTCCTAAAAAACCTAATGGTAAGTTTTACAGCTATCGCAAATGGGTAAGCTACTTTTTATTAGCGTTTCTTTTTTTGGCGCCATTTATTAAAATAAATGGCAATCAGTTTTTAATGTTCAATGTACTGGAACGTCGGTTTAACATTTTCGGATTTCCGTTTTGGCCGCAAGATTTTCATTTATTTGTAATATCAATGATTATCGGCGTGATTTTTATTGCGCTTTTTACCGTAGCTTTTGGTAGAATTTTTTGCGGTTGGATTTGCCCACAAACCATTTTTATGGAAATGGTTTTTAGACGTATTGAATATTGGATTGAGGGAGACAGAGGCAAGCAAATGCGTTTAGCAAAACAACCTTGGAACGCTGAAAAAATTAGAAAAAAAAGCTTAAAAGCACTTATTTTTATCATTATTTCATTCTTAATTGCCAATATATTTTTAGCCTATTTAGTTGGTAGTGACAGGCTAATTCAATACATATCAGAAGGCCCGTTAAGCCATATAAGCACCCTAATCTCTTTACTAATATTTACAGCCGTTTTTTATTTTGTATTTGCTTGGTTCAGAGAACAAGTATGTATTATTGCTTGCCCTTATGGTAGGCTACAAGGGGCTTTATTAGATACCAAATCAATTGTTGTAGCTTATGACCATAAACGTGGAGAATCTAAAAATGGTAGAAAAAAATTCAAAAAAAATGAAGATAGAAACGACTTAGGTTATGGCGATTGTATTGATTGCTTTCAATGTGTAAATGTTTGTCCAACGGGTATAGATATTAGAAATGGTACACAATTAGAATGTGTTAACTGCACGGCTTGTATTGATGAATGTGATCATATTATGGAAAGCATTAATTTACCTAAAGGCTTAATTCGGTATGCAAGTGAAGAAAATATTGAAAAAAAAGCACCGTTTAAGTTAACCGCTAGAATGAAAGGATATGTTGCAGTTTTAACCATTATGATTGGTTTACTAACTGGTATGCTTTTTTTAAGGAATGATGTAGAGGCAACTGTATTAAGACTGCCTGGTCAATTGTATGAACACAAAGACAACAATATAATTAGTAATGTATTTACCTATAAATTAGTAAATAAAACCAGTAATGATATTCATGATGTCTATTTTAAATTAATGTCTCACAACGGCACATTAAAATTGGTTGCAACCCAGGATAGTTTTATCGTTCCTAATCAAGGTATTGCAAAGGGCACCTTATTTGTTGAAATTAATAATTCAGCTTTATCTGGTGATAGAAATAATATTAAGATTGGTGTATATTCTGGTGATAGGTTAATTGAAACGACTACGGCTAATTTTTTAGGTCCGAGGAGTTATAAATAG
- a CDS encoding cbb3-type cytochrome c oxidase N-terminal domain-containing protein: MRNLIPSWVRVPVVFLIILGAVEFFIDSGSKPAFIEYPAVLLFLLLVLLILIAIEAIIAALENVMLHKLEGEAKARFLAEKENSFQFTWLKKTYNKLLGQKPIEKESEIILDHNYDGIKELDNDLPPWWIYAFYISIIFAAIYLARYHIFDGDNQIDEFEIELAEAKTAVEAYKKTAKNLVDINTVTLLSDASDLSAGKAVFESMCIACHMADGGGGIGPNLTDKHWILGGDIKSVFKTVSEGGRSGKGMIAWKSQLKPIEIAQVSSYVLSLQGTTPANPKAPEGDIWESETTETPTE; the protein is encoded by the coding sequence ATGCGAAATTTAATCCCATCTTGGGTAAGAGTACCCGTAGTATTTTTAATTATTTTAGGTGCTGTTGAATTCTTTATCGATTCTGGAAGCAAACCTGCTTTTATAGAATATCCTGCTGTATTATTATTTCTTTTGCTAGTACTTTTAATACTAATAGCTATTGAAGCTATTATTGCCGCACTGGAAAATGTCATGTTACACAAATTAGAAGGTGAAGCAAAAGCACGCTTTTTAGCCGAAAAAGAAAACTCCTTTCAGTTCACTTGGTTAAAAAAAACCTACAATAAACTTTTAGGCCAAAAACCTATTGAAAAGGAAAGTGAAATTATTTTAGATCATAATTATGATGGTATTAAAGAGTTAGATAACGACTTACCACCATGGTGGATTTATGCTTTTTATATCTCCATTATTTTTGCAGCTATTTATTTAGCAAGATACCATATTTTTGATGGCGACAACCAAATTGATGAGTTTGAAATAGAATTGGCAGAAGCAAAAACTGCCGTAGAAGCCTACAAAAAAACAGCTAAAAATTTAGTTGATATTAACACCGTAACACTATTGTCTGATGCGTCAGATTTAAGTGCTGGAAAAGCTGTTTTTGAAAGTATGTGTATAGCTTGTCACATGGCAGATGGCGGTGGCGGTATTGGTCCAAATTTAACCGATAAGCATTGGATTTTAGGTGGTGATATTAAAAGTGTATTTAAAACGGTTTCTGAAGGTGGTCGTTCTGGGAAAGGTATGATTGCATGGAAATCACAATTAAAACCTATAGAAATAGCACAAGTTTCTAGCTACGTTTTAAGCTTACAAGGTACTACACCTGCAAACCCCAAGGCTCCTGAAGGTGATATTTGGGAAAGTGAGACTACCGAAACACCCACAGAATAA
- a CDS encoding GntR family transcriptional regulator — protein MITIKKKIGVPKYKQIINSIEDAILSGALRKGDQLPSVNSVRDDFKLSRDTVLMAFNELKNRGIIQSIVGKGYYVVSEDVSVVQKIFLLFDELNAFKEDLYNSFLENLGENIQVDIYFHHFNETIFSKLINDNTGDYNYYIIMPANLKNTNRFIKALPKDKVYILDQVHDDLIEYPAIYQNFEKSIYDNLNDARLLIKNYRKMILVFSEDKQPIAIQNGFKDFCEKNSISYEIINDLKNKSLEKGELYLMPDDRSLLTLIKKMKTAKLILKEDIGAISFNDTLLKEIVEGGITTISTDFNAMGKRLAEMIIGKEQVKIENPHRLIIRNSL, from the coding sequence ATGATTACTATTAAGAAAAAAATAGGGGTACCAAAATACAAGCAGATTATCAATTCTATTGAAGATGCTATATTGTCTGGTGCTTTAAGAAAAGGTGATCAATTACCCTCGGTTAATAGTGTGAGAGATGATTTTAAACTTTCAAGAGATACTGTTTTAATGGCTTTTAATGAGTTGAAAAATAGAGGTATTATACAGTCTATTGTAGGGAAAGGGTATTATGTTGTAAGTGAAGATGTTAGTGTCGTTCAAAAAATATTTTTATTGTTTGATGAATTAAATGCCTTTAAGGAAGATTTATACAATTCGTTTTTGGAAAATTTGGGAGAAAATATTCAAGTAGATATTTATTTTCATCATTTTAATGAGACTATTTTTAGCAAATTAATTAATGATAATACTGGTGATTATAATTATTATATTATCATGCCAGCAAACTTAAAAAACACCAATCGGTTTATAAAAGCACTTCCTAAAGATAAAGTTTATATTTTGGATCAGGTGCATGACGATTTAATAGAATATCCTGCTATTTATCAAAATTTTGAAAAATCTATCTATGATAACCTAAATGATGCACGGTTACTGATTAAAAACTACAGAAAAATGATTTTGGTTTTTTCGGAAGATAAGCAGCCTATAGCTATTCAAAATGGATTTAAAGATTTCTGTGAAAAAAATAGTATTTCTTATGAGATCATAAATGATTTAAAGAATAAATCTCTTGAAAAAGGAGAGCTATATTTAATGCCTGATGATAGAAGTTTGCTAACCTTGATAAAAAAAATGAAAACTGCTAAACTGATTCTTAAAGAAGATATTGGAGCTATTTCATTTAATGATACGTTGCTTAAAGAAATTGTAGAAGGTGGTATAACTACCATATCAACAGATTTTAACGCTATGGGAAAACGCTTGGCAGAAATGATAATAGGAAAAGAACAAGTTAAAATAGAAAACCCACATAGACTCATCATTAGAAACTCGTTGTAA